A region from the Benincasa hispida cultivar B227 chromosome 10, ASM972705v1, whole genome shotgun sequence genome encodes:
- the LOC120088719 gene encoding 26S proteasome non-ATPase regulatory subunit 11 homolog — translation MSTSYLPATTESIAEALEAKNSSESISILYRVLENPSSSPEALRIKEQAITNLSDLLRQENRAEDLRNLLTQLRPFFNLIPKAKTAKIVRGIIDAVAKIPNTSDLQISLCKEMVQWTRAEKRTFLRQRVEARLAALLMENKEYPEALNLLTGLIKEVRRLDDKLLLVDIDLLESKLHFSLRNLPKAKAALTAARTAANAIYVPPAQQGTIDLQSGILHAEEKDYKTAYSYFFEAFEAFNALEDPRAVFSLKYMLLCKIMVNQADDVAGIISSKAGLQYVGIELDAMKAVADAHSKRSLKLFETALRDFKAQLEEDPIVHRHLSSLYDTLLEQNLCRLIEPFSRVEIAHIADLIELPVDHVEKKLSQMILDKKFAGTLDQGAGCLIIFDDPKTDAIYPATLETISNIGKVVDSLYVRSAKIMA, via the coding sequence ATGTCGACATCTTACTTACCTGCCACTACTGAGTCAATTGCTGAGGCTTTAGAAGCTAAGAATTCATCAGAGTCTATCTCTATCCTTTACCGTGTTCTTGAAAACCCTTCATCTTCCCCTGAGGCTCTACGGATAAAGGAACAGGCCATAACAAATCTTTCGGATCTTCTCAGGCAGGAGAATCGTGCAGAGGATCTACGGAACCTTTTGACTCAACTTAGGCCTTTCTTTAACTTGATACCAAAAGCGAAAACAGCAAAGATTGTCCGAGGAATCATTGATGCTGTGGCTAAAATACCAAACACATCTGATCTGCAGATTTCCCTGTGTAAGGAAATGGTGCAGTGGACACGTGCGGAGAAGAGAACGTTCCTTCGGCAACGTGTTGAGGCCAGGCTTGCAGCTCTTTTGATGGAAAATAAGGAGTACCCTGAAGCCTTAAATCTCCTGACTGGATTAATCAAGGAAGTAAGAAGACTGGATGATAAGCTCCTCCTAGTAGACATAGATCTCTTGGAGAGCAAACTCCATTTTTCTCTTAGGAACCTCCCTAAAGCGAAGGCTGCTCTTACTGCTGCAAGAACAGCTGCTAATGCCATATACGTTCCTCCAGCACAGCAGGGCACCATTGACTTGCAGAGTGGCATCCTTCATGCGGAAGAGAAGGATTACAAAACTGCTTACAGTTATTTCTTTGAAGCATTTGAAGCCTTCAATGCTCTTGAAGATCCCCGTGCTGTATTTAGCCTCAAATACATGTTGCTGTGCAAAATAATGGTTAACCAGGCGGACGATGTGGCAGGAATAATATCATCAAAAGCAGGTCTACAATACGTGGGAATTGAGTTGGATGCTATGAAGGCTGTAGCTGATGCACATTCCAAGCGTTCGTTAAAGCTTTTCGAGACAGCACTTAGAGATTTCAAGGCTCAACTAGAGGAAGACCCTATTGTCCACAGGCATCTCTCTTCTCTCTATGACACTTTGTTGGAGCAAAATCTGTGCAGGTTGATCGAAccattctcaagagttgagattgctcACATTGCCGATCTGATCGAATTGCCTGTGGATCATGTGGAAAAGAAGTTGTCTCAAATGATTCTAGACAAGAAGTTTGCAGGGACTCTAGATCAAGGTGCTGGATGCCTAATCATTTTTGATGACCCGAAGACTGACGCCATATATCCAGCCACACTGGAAACGATTTCCAACATTGGCAAGGTTGTGGACAGCCTCTATGTTAGGTCAGCAAAGATAATGGCATAA